Within the Gemmatimonadales bacterium genome, the region GGCCGGAAGCCCCGCGGGTCGACCACGGCGTAGAGCGTCCGCCCGACGCCGATCACCAGGCTGTACGCTCCCTCCACCCGGGCCAGCGCCGAACGAATCTGGAGTTCGGGATCGGGGACTTCCGACCTGGCGATCAGGTGGACGAGCACTTCGGTGTCGCTCGACGAGGTGAAGATCGATCCGCGCTCGACGAGGGTCTTCTTGATCTCTGCCGCGTTGGTCAGGTTGCCGTTGTGCGCCAGGCAGAGGGAGCCGATGCGATAGTTGACCAGGCAGGGCTGGGCGTTGGCGAGGTTGGTGCTGCCGGTCGTGGAGTACCGGGTGTGCCCGACGGCCACGTCACCGGGGAGCTGTTCGAGTTCGGCTTCGCCGAACGTCTCGGAGACGAGCCCCATCCCCACCTTCACGCGGGACTCGCCGTCCGGCGTGATGGCAACGATGCCTGCGCTCTCCTGGCCGCGATGCTGCAGGGCGTAGAGCCCGAGGTAGGCCACGCGGGCCGCATCGGGAACACCGGACACTCCCATGATTCCGCACATGACTCAGCCCTCCGCTCGGTCGCTGACGACCTCGCGCATCCGGCGTGGGATCGCGTCATCGTACACAGCACGGAGCCGGTCGATCGGCCACCGGTGAACACTGTCGGGCAGGACGATCGAAAGCTCGCCGCCAGGCGCGAGGACCTCGCCGGCCAGATAGCCCTGCAGCCCGTGCCGGGTCAGGAGCGCCCGGAGACCGGGCAGCGCGGACGGCGCGACACTCAGCACCACACGGCCGTGATCCTCGCCGTACAGCGCCTGCACGGCGGTCAGGGCAGGGGCGTAGGTGCGAAGGTCGGCGATGGCGCCGAAGCCCCGGTCGGCGTAGGGGCCGCCGATGGCTGCCTCCGCCAATGCAACTGCCAGGCCGCCCTCAGAACAGTCGTGCGCCGAGCGCAGGAGCCGCGCGGCGGCGGCCGCCACGAGGAACTGTTGCAGCCGCGCCTCGTGATCGAGGTCCACCGTCGGGCCGGCCCCGCCGAAGAAGTCGCAGAGTTCCGCCCAGTAGGCGGAGCCGCCCAGGGCCCCCGTACTGCCGCCGACGATCACGATCCGGTCGCCAGTGGCGCGGAAATGACTGGGGACGCGGTCCTCGGCGCGGCGGAGCAGTCCCACCATCCCGACGGTCGGGGTCGGGTCGACCGCCCCGGTGGGGCTCTCATTGTAGAACGAGACGTTCCCGCCGGTGACCGGCGTGCCGAAGGCCCGGCAGGCGTCGGAGATCCCGCGGCACGCCTCGGTGAACTGGAAGAACACCTCCGGCTTCTCGGGGTTGCCGAAGTTCAGGCAGTCGGTAATGCCGAGCGGCTCGGCGCCGGTGCACGCCACGTTGCGCGCCGCCTCCGCGACCGTCGCCTTGCCCCCTTCGTACGGGTCCAGCGCCACCAGCCGATTGTTGCAGTCGACGCTCACCGCCATCGCGAACGGCTCCGTCGCCACCCGGAACACGCCGGCATCGCCGCCCGGTCCGAGCATGGTCGAGGCTTGCACCGTCGAGTCATACTGCTCATAGACCCAGCGCTTGCTGGCGATGGACGGGGTGTCCAGCAGGAATTCGAGTGACTCCCCGACGCCGACGCGGGGCGTCCTGGTCGGCCGTGCCTTGCGGCGCGCGGCGGCCGCGGGGGCTTCCCGCGCCGCCGGCGAATAGACCGGGCAGTCGTCGACCAGCGGTTGGCCGGGAATTTCGGCGACCGTCAGGCCGTTGTGCTTGACGCGGAAGAGCCCGTCGGCCGTGACCCGGCCGATGTCCGTCGCCTCCAGCTCCCACTTCCGGCAGACGGCCTGGATGGCGGCGACCTGGTGCGGCTCGGCCACGACGAGCATCCGCTCCTGTGATTCCGAGAGCAGGATTTCGTACGGCGTCATCCCCGGCTCACGGGTCGGCACCAGCCCGGTGTCGATTTCGACGCCGACCCCGCCACGGGCCGCCATTTCCGCGCTCGAACTGGTGAGTCCCGCCGCGCCCATGTCCTGGATGGCGACAATCAGCTTGGAGGTGATCAGCTCAAGGCTCGCCTCGAGCAGCAGCTTCTCGGTGAAGGGGTCGCCGACCTGCACCTGCGGCCGCCTCGCCTCGCTCTTTTCGGAGAGCTCTTCCGAGGCGAAGCTGGCCCCGTGGATACCGTCGCGGCCCGTCTTGGCGCCGACGTTGAGGAGCACGTTGCCCACGCCGTGCGCGCGGGCGGTGGCGAGGTCCGCCTCCCGCAGGATGCCGACGCACATCGCGTTGACCAGCGGGTTGCCGGAGTAGCCGGGGGCGAAGCCGACTTCGCCGCCGAGGGTGGGCACGCCGATGCAGTTGCCGTAGTCGCCGACGCCGCGCACCACGCCGGCAAAGAGGTACCGGTTCCTCGGCTCGGTGAGCGGGCCGAAGCGGAGGCTGTTCAGCACGGCGACCGGGCGCGCGCCCATGGTGAACACGTCGCGGAGGAT harbors:
- the purL gene encoding phosphoribosylformylglycinamidine synthase subunit PurL, which encodes MTTAVPATRAASFPGERVVTLEVVREHNLTASEFDRIVAMLGRTPTLTELGIFSALWSEHCSYKHSKPVLKRFPTSGPQVVQGPGENAGVLRLPNGWAVAFKIESHNHPSAVEPYQGAATGVGGILRDVFTMGARPVAVLNSLRFGPLTEPRNRYLFAGVVRGVGDYGNCIGVPTLGGEVGFAPGYSGNPLVNAMCVGILREADLATARAHGVGNVLLNVGAKTGRDGIHGASFASEELSEKSEARRPQVQVGDPFTEKLLLEASLELITSKLIVAIQDMGAAGLTSSSAEMAARGGVGVEIDTGLVPTREPGMTPYEILLSESQERMLVVAEPHQVAAIQAVCRKWELEATDIGRVTADGLFRVKHNGLTVAEIPGQPLVDDCPVYSPAAREAPAAAARRKARPTRTPRVGVGESLEFLLDTPSIASKRWVYEQYDSTVQASTMLGPGGDAGVFRVATEPFAMAVSVDCNNRLVALDPYEGGKATVAEAARNVACTGAEPLGITDCLNFGNPEKPEVFFQFTEACRGISDACRAFGTPVTGGNVSFYNESPTGAVDPTPTVGMVGLLRRAEDRVPSHFRATGDRIVIVGGSTGALGGSAYWAELCDFFGGAGPTVDLDHEARLQQFLVAAAAARLLRSAHDCSEGGLAVALAEAAIGGPYADRGFGAIADLRTYAPALTAVQALYGEDHGRVVLSVAPSALPGLRALLTRHGLQGYLAGEVLAPGGELSIVLPDSVHRWPIDRLRAVYDDAIPRRMREVVSDRAEG